Proteins encoded together in one Pantoea sp. CCBC3-3-1 window:
- a CDS encoding PaaI family thioesterase, whose translation MNAHEVEQKLLQGPYHQWLGLKVFNVAEGEITLQVPFRAEFVVNPAGGYIHGGILATLIDLAADWALVAWTQKGVPTLNLHVDYHRPARGDLTVSAKVIKHGKLASSAEAWIHDAEGRLVASGRGLYATPVTQGVA comes from the coding sequence ATGAATGCACATGAAGTCGAACAAAAACTGCTGCAAGGCCCCTATCATCAATGGCTGGGATTGAAAGTATTCAACGTAGCGGAAGGGGAAATTACGCTACAGGTTCCGTTTCGCGCTGAGTTTGTGGTCAATCCTGCGGGTGGCTACATTCATGGTGGAATTCTGGCGACGCTGATTGACCTTGCAGCTGACTGGGCGTTGGTTGCCTGGACACAAAAAGGCGTGCCAACGCTGAATCTGCACGTGGATTACCATCGCCCTGCACGCGGTGATCTTACGGTAAGCGCCAAAGTCATCAAACACGGCAAACTCGCCTCCAGTGCGGAAGCCTGGATCCATGATGCGGAAGGTCGACTGGTCGCAAGCGGACGGGGTCTTTATGCCACGCCGGTCACACAGGGGGTAGCATGA
- a CDS encoding ABC transporter permease: MTLLSRTLSLLIQRLVLMGIFLLAWWQGSQHLPTFILPSPGATWQALLGLWHTGTLFHDIGVTLGRVVSGFALAALIGTLCGLVLGANPRVARFCEPLLAVLNTVSSAIWAIFAIIWFGISDATTVFVVFMTAMPLILTNVWQGALNVETQFVELARSFRMSRRQLLSKIYFPSILPYFFSGARLAFGFGWRVSLVAETLGSSDGIGYRLRQAGDLVQTSQVFAWTLLLVALMLLLEGGLLKPLERHLFRWKKRI, translated from the coding sequence ATGACATTACTTTCACGCACGCTCAGTCTGCTCATCCAACGTCTGGTCCTGATGGGTATTTTTCTGCTGGCATGGTGGCAAGGTTCGCAGCACCTGCCGACGTTTATTTTACCCAGCCCTGGTGCGACCTGGCAGGCTCTGCTTGGGTTGTGGCATACCGGCACCTTATTTCATGACATTGGCGTAACGCTGGGGCGTGTGGTGTCAGGTTTTGCGCTGGCCGCACTTATCGGCACGCTTTGCGGCTTGGTGCTCGGTGCCAATCCGCGTGTCGCACGATTCTGTGAACCGCTGCTGGCAGTCCTCAATACGGTCTCTTCAGCCATCTGGGCCATTTTTGCCATCATCTGGTTTGGCATATCAGACGCCACCACGGTGTTCGTGGTGTTTATGACAGCGATGCCGCTGATTTTAACCAACGTCTGGCAGGGCGCGCTGAATGTGGAAACCCAGTTTGTGGAGCTGGCACGCAGTTTCCGCATGAGCCGCAGACAACTGCTGTCAAAAATTTATTTTCCTTCAATTTTGCCCTACTTCTTCTCCGGTGCGCGTCTGGCGTTTGGTTTCGGCTGGCGCGTGTCTCTGGTGGCTGAAACGCTCGGTTCATCGGATGGGATCGGTTACCGCCTGCGCCAGGCCGGCGACCTGGTGCAAACCAGCCAGGTTTTCGCCTGGACACTACTACTCGTCGCACTGATGTTGTTGCTGGAAGGTGGTCTGTTGAAGCCACTGGAGCGACACCTTTTCCGCTGGAAAAAACGTATATAA
- a CDS encoding GntR family transcriptional regulator, with translation MTDFLSLSDKAYHTIRRDVLTCRLLPGSLVTESELMERYHTGKSTIRLALTRLSHEKLVVSRPRKGYRIAPVSVQDVEEIFTVRAALEPLAARLAVGKVDIELLKSLEAQCRVEVAAPLSTRIDVFMNANKRFHLTIAEATGNQHLINTLSGLMDEMSRLVALGFNVQRIKPEIKHDHNAMIEAFIEGDAKRVETIARRHIETFQAMTLEKIYATLSKKGTLLPVLPREIFE, from the coding sequence GTGACTGATTTTTTATCTCTAAGTGATAAGGCATACCATACGATTCGCCGCGATGTATTGACCTGCCGCTTGCTGCCGGGATCGCTGGTGACTGAATCTGAATTAATGGAGCGTTATCACACCGGTAAGAGCACGATTCGTCTGGCGTTGACCCGACTAAGCCATGAAAAACTTGTCGTTTCCCGACCGCGCAAGGGCTATCGCATTGCACCGGTTTCTGTGCAAGACGTAGAAGAGATCTTCACGGTGCGCGCCGCGCTCGAACCGCTTGCAGCACGCCTTGCTGTGGGGAAAGTGGATATTGAGTTGCTTAAATCGCTGGAAGCGCAGTGCCGCGTTGAAGTGGCTGCTCCGCTCTCTACGCGCATCGATGTTTTTATGAATGCTAATAAACGCTTTCACCTCACCATCGCGGAAGCAACGGGCAATCAACACCTGATTAATACCTTGTCAGGGCTGATGGATGAAATGTCGCGCCTGGTGGCACTGGGATTTAATGTTCAGCGAATTAAACCCGAAATTAAACATGACCATAATGCCATGATTGAGGCGTTTATAGAGGGTGATGCAAAACGCGTTGAAACTATTGCACGCCGACATATTGAGACTTTCCAGGCGATGACGCTGGAAAAAATATATGCCACCCTGAGCAAAAAAGGCACCTTATTACCTGTGTTGCCGCGGGAGATATTTGAATGA
- a CDS encoding zinc-binding dehydrogenase: MKALVLNQHGDLDQLQIDPDKPQPLVQAGHVVVQVHSSSFNYHDVFTVQGMPGIKIPLPVVPGLDLAGTIASVGEDVADWAIGDRVLVNPLKPGVGLMGEMIDGGMAEYALVEASQLIAIPEKVSFEHAAALPVAYGTAHRMLITHNTVKAGDKVLILGASGGVGTACVVLAKHLGAEVIACAGSDEKATALKALGADHVVNYREQDFSRWAIEKYGKPQRRTHEGGVDVVINFTGGETWRPSLKCLKRGGTLLVCGATAGYDPKEDLRYVWSFELNIKGSNSFYKEDLTALLHMVANGQITPLIDRVLPLEQAAEGLRLIRDREVLGKVIVNPSSGAQS, encoded by the coding sequence ATGAAAGCGCTGGTATTAAACCAACACGGCGACCTTGACCAATTGCAGATTGATCCTGACAAGCCCCAGCCACTTGTCCAGGCGGGCCACGTGGTGGTGCAGGTTCACTCTTCCTCTTTCAACTATCACGATGTGTTCACCGTTCAGGGCATGCCGGGCATCAAGATTCCGTTGCCGGTTGTGCCAGGGCTGGATTTAGCCGGCACCATCGCCAGCGTGGGTGAGGATGTCGCTGACTGGGCCATCGGCGATCGCGTGTTGGTGAATCCACTGAAACCCGGCGTCGGTTTGATGGGCGAGATGATTGATGGCGGCATGGCCGAGTATGCGCTGGTTGAGGCCAGCCAGCTGATAGCCATCCCTGAAAAGGTGAGCTTCGAACATGCGGCGGCCCTGCCCGTGGCCTATGGCACGGCGCACCGTATGCTAATAACCCACAATACCGTGAAAGCGGGTGACAAGGTGCTGATCTTAGGCGCCAGCGGCGGTGTTGGCACGGCCTGTGTGGTGCTGGCGAAACACCTTGGTGCGGAAGTGATTGCCTGTGCGGGCAGTGATGAAAAAGCCACAGCGCTGAAAGCTTTAGGTGCCGACCATGTGGTGAATTATCGCGAGCAGGACTTCTCGCGCTGGGCGATCGAAAAATATGGAAAACCGCAGCGCCGCACGCATGAAGGGGGCGTTGATGTGGTGATTAACTTTACCGGTGGAGAAACCTGGCGCCCCTCGCTGAAGTGCCTGAAACGCGGCGGTACGCTACTGGTATGTGGTGCAACTGCGGGTTACGACCCAAAAGAAGATTTACGTTATGTCTGGAGTTTTGAGCTGAATATCAAAGGCTCAAACAGTTTCTATAAGGAAGATTTAACCGCGCTGCTGCACATGGTTGCCAACGGCCAGATTACACCATTAATCGATCGCGTTTTACCTCTTGAACAAGCCGCTGAAGGGTTACGTTTGATTCGCGACCGTGAAGTGCTCGGCAAAGTCATTGTTAATCCCTCATCAGGAGCTCAGTCATGA
- a CDS encoding ABC transporter substrate-binding protein, which translates to MRLQWVLFSLLCAGVVPAKAVDNVTVALAIPLAVHDGAPYAAAQELGLFKQQNLAVNLVVFQGAGALLPQVASKRVTFGFPVSEPVISSYFSGKNPFPLRFFYNGTPSQTMEYAVLADSPIKTLSDLKDKNIGVGALTWGTIPNSRAALKVAGLQPGKNVQFVAVGALGSGFVALRNKRVDALNFNSSWDDILELSGTPIRRIAYPDVFQESAGNGFIAHEDTFKDNPDLIRRFGRAYTEAHYVCEINPTYCVQAFWRQNPENKPANADAKALADATTLLSRRLHRTLYREDGSRRRPGEYDLKVIRSSVTAMAQAGEFPSADVPVDRIFSNQFVAAFNDFDKQALKKRAEEAK; encoded by the coding sequence ATGCGACTGCAGTGGGTTTTATTTTCGCTTTTATGTGCAGGTGTTGTTCCGGCTAAAGCGGTTGATAATGTAACGGTTGCGCTGGCTATACCCTTAGCCGTACATGATGGCGCACCTTACGCGGCAGCACAGGAATTGGGACTGTTTAAGCAACAGAATCTGGCGGTAAATCTGGTGGTGTTCCAGGGTGCTGGCGCTTTATTACCTCAAGTTGCCAGCAAGCGCGTGACTTTTGGTTTTCCTGTTTCAGAGCCGGTGATATCCAGCTATTTCAGCGGCAAAAATCCTTTTCCGTTACGTTTTTTCTATAACGGCACGCCATCACAAACCATGGAATATGCGGTTTTAGCCGACTCACCCATTAAAACGCTATCTGACCTCAAAGATAAAAATATTGGTGTAGGCGCACTGACGTGGGGCACGATTCCTAACAGCAGAGCCGCGCTTAAGGTGGCAGGATTGCAACCCGGTAAAAATGTCCAGTTCGTCGCCGTAGGAGCGCTGGGATCAGGATTTGTTGCTTTACGGAATAAGCGGGTCGATGCACTGAATTTTAACAGTAGCTGGGACGATATTCTGGAATTGTCGGGAACACCGATTCGACGTATCGCTTACCCTGACGTGTTTCAGGAAAGTGCCGGCAATGGCTTTATCGCCCATGAGGATACCTTTAAAGATAATCCGGATCTCATCCGCCGCTTCGGCCGTGCCTATACCGAAGCGCACTATGTGTGTGAAATCAATCCAACCTATTGCGTGCAGGCGTTTTGGCGCCAGAACCCGGAAAACAAGCCGGCAAATGCCGATGCCAAAGCACTTGCTGATGCAACCACGCTTCTTTCACGCCGTCTGCATCGCACGCTTTATAGGGAAGACGGCTCGCGCCGGAGACCGGGTGAATACGATCTGAAAGTGATCCGTTCTTCTGTCACCGCCATGGCCCAGGCCGGTGAGTTCCCCAGCGCTGACGTACCCGTCGATCGCATCTTCTCGAACCAGTTTGTCGCCGCTTTTAATGACTTTGATAAGCAAGCCCTGAAAAAACGCGCCGAGGAGGCAAAATGA
- a CDS encoding ABC transporter ATP-binding protein yields MAILGPSGCGKSTLLKLAAGLLPASGGEITLGGHPLSGPGKQTGVVFQKPNLLPWKTVLENVLLPARTLGLAIVPARLRAYHMLELVGLAEFAANYPFELSGGMQQRVGIARMLLHDPQLLLMDEPFAALDALSRETLMLELQRIWEQQRKSVLFITHSIQEAVFLADRVLVMSPRPGTLVEDLTIPLPRPRTLETLADRDFMQLCQHLRSYFTHA; encoded by the coding sequence GTGGCCATTCTGGGTCCTTCTGGCTGCGGCAAATCGACCTTACTCAAACTTGCGGCGGGATTATTACCCGCCAGTGGTGGGGAGATAACCCTTGGCGGCCATCCCCTGTCAGGTCCAGGTAAACAGACCGGCGTGGTCTTCCAGAAGCCTAATCTGTTGCCATGGAAAACGGTGCTAGAAAATGTACTGCTACCGGCGCGTACACTGGGTCTGGCTATCGTGCCAGCGCGCTTGCGGGCCTACCACATGCTGGAATTGGTGGGCTTGGCGGAATTTGCAGCGAACTATCCTTTTGAGCTCTCCGGCGGAATGCAACAGCGAGTGGGTATTGCACGAATGCTTTTACATGACCCGCAGCTATTGCTGATGGATGAACCCTTTGCGGCACTGGATGCGCTCTCAAGAGAAACGTTAATGCTGGAGTTACAGCGTATCTGGGAACAGCAGCGCAAATCCGTGCTGTTCATCACCCACAGTATTCAGGAAGCGGTGTTTCTTGCCGACCGCGTGCTGGTGATGTCGCCACGGCCTGGCACGCTGGTTGAAGATTTAACCATTCCGTTGCCGCGTCCGCGAACGCTTGAAACGCTTGCCGACCGGGACTTTATGCAGTTATGCCAGCATTTGAGGAGCTATTTTACTCATGCGTAA
- a CDS encoding acyl-CoA thioester hydrolase/BAAT C-terminal domain-containing protein, whose amino-acid sequence MSAQLFIDHPDDLIDRPRQIRAVGLAEGVATLTTDFVHADGSIWQSVARFDIDGSGVLNLDTAAPIEGDWSLAEPGAFIWALRKQSGTNDPSSNESLAPRELQLQLHDAKGEVATATLTQRILADGVVRREVREQGLSGTLFTPSGTGPFPLVIVLNGSGGGMPESRAALFAAQGYQSLALGYFKAPGRPDYISETPLEYFEQALIWARQALQPRADFIAVAGHSRGGELALLLGATYPDLVSAVMGYVPSAVVHGTLRAGRPDEPRDAIAWTYQGQPLRNIWQDNPAADWHAFDHPPQPGAPIRQAPAFVAVEQHAASLTAARIPVERIAGPVLLISGSDDGFWPSRDYCRRIEETLRAHRHRWPVEHVENNGAGHAIGFPGVPTTDIARVHPVAGVVIDGGGTALENARANQRSWERVLVFLAAATSAQS is encoded by the coding sequence ATGAGCGCTCAATTATTCATCGACCATCCCGACGATTTGATTGATCGACCACGCCAGATTCGTGCAGTGGGTCTGGCTGAAGGCGTCGCCACGCTGACCACTGACTTTGTGCATGCTGATGGCAGCATCTGGCAAAGTGTTGCTCGCTTTGATATCGATGGATCGGGGGTGTTAAATCTCGACACGGCAGCACCGATTGAGGGGGACTGGTCGCTAGCGGAACCGGGAGCATTCATTTGGGCGTTGCGAAAGCAATCTGGAACTAACGATCCCAGTTCAAATGAAAGTCTGGCGCCGCGCGAATTGCAATTGCAGCTGCATGATGCGAAAGGTGAGGTCGCTACGGCAACACTTACGCAGCGTATTCTCGCGGACGGCGTTGTTCGACGCGAAGTCCGCGAGCAAGGATTGTCTGGCACGCTGTTCACGCCGTCAGGCACCGGGCCTTTCCCCTTGGTCATTGTGCTTAATGGTTCTGGCGGCGGTATGCCTGAATCCCGTGCGGCGCTGTTTGCGGCGCAGGGTTATCAATCACTGGCACTGGGATATTTCAAAGCGCCAGGCAGACCTGATTACATATCCGAAACGCCGCTTGAGTATTTTGAGCAGGCGCTAATTTGGGCTCGGCAAGCATTACAGCCGCGAGCTGACTTTATCGCGGTGGCAGGGCACTCACGAGGGGGTGAGCTGGCGCTGCTGTTAGGTGCAACTTATCCCGATCTGGTTTCAGCGGTGATGGGTTATGTGCCGAGTGCTGTAGTGCACGGCACATTACGTGCTGGACGCCCAGACGAGCCAAGAGATGCCATCGCCTGGACCTATCAGGGGCAACCTTTACGCAACATCTGGCAGGACAACCCCGCAGCGGATTGGCATGCTTTTGATCATCCACCGCAGCCCGGTGCACCTATCCGCCAGGCGCCTGCATTCGTGGCTGTTGAGCAACACGCTGCCAGCCTGACAGCTGCACGCATCCCTGTTGAGCGTATTGCCGGACCGGTGCTGCTCATCTCTGGCAGCGATGACGGGTTTTGGCCTTCTCGTGATTATTGCCGTCGCATTGAAGAAACGCTGCGGGCTCATCGGCATCGCTGGCCTGTGGAACATGTGGAGAATAACGGTGCGGGCCACGCCATTGGCTTTCCTGGTGTTCCGACGACTGACATCGCGCGTGTGCATCCGGTGGCCGGCGTTGTCATTGATGGCGGTGGCACCGCGCTGGAAAATGCACGAGCCAACCAACGTAGTTGGGAGCGGGTACTGGTATTTTTAGCTGCTGCAACATCGGCTCAGTCATGA
- a CDS encoding ABC transporter ATP-binding protein, which produces MSAAIELKDVSKSFAHQPVLEKISLSIQNAEIVALLGASGGGKSTLLNLISGLLDADGGDILIQGTAAKHFQQWQQVAYLFQEDRLLPWRSVQQNVHFGLENSALSKSEKQQRVSDALKLVGLADYAQHWPHQLSGGMRSRVALARSLVVQPQIMLMDEPFSRLDPQTRSTLHNELLRIQALTAMTIIIVTHDVEEAVVLADRVVVLKPHPGRIHSQTALSLPRPRIATLPDVNEQIRLLRLEV; this is translated from the coding sequence ATGAGCGCGGCCATAGAGTTAAAGGATGTCAGTAAATCCTTCGCCCACCAGCCTGTTCTGGAAAAAATTTCATTAAGCATTCAAAATGCAGAGATTGTCGCTCTGCTTGGTGCCTCTGGAGGTGGAAAAAGCACGTTGCTCAATCTCATTTCCGGTCTGCTTGATGCCGATGGTGGCGACATTCTTATTCAGGGAACAGCAGCGAAGCATTTTCAGCAATGGCAACAGGTAGCCTACTTGTTTCAGGAGGACAGACTGCTACCCTGGCGCTCAGTCCAACAAAACGTGCATTTTGGCCTGGAAAATAGCGCACTGAGCAAATCTGAGAAGCAGCAACGCGTCAGTGATGCTTTAAAGCTGGTGGGACTCGCAGATTATGCCCAGCACTGGCCTCATCAATTGTCTGGCGGCATGCGCAGCCGTGTTGCGCTGGCGCGCAGCCTGGTGGTGCAGCCGCAAATCATGCTGATGGATGAGCCTTTTTCACGTCTTGATCCTCAAACGCGCAGTACGCTACACAACGAACTCTTACGCATCCAGGCGCTAACGGCAATGACCATTATTATCGTGACGCATGATGTTGAAGAAGCCGTTGTATTAGCCGATCGGGTCGTTGTGCTGAAGCCGCACCCAGGTCGTATTCACTCGCAAACGGCATTGTCCTTACCGCGACCGCGCATTGCCACTCTCCCTGACGTCAATGAACAGATTCGTTTGCTCAGGCTGGAGGTGTGA
- a CDS encoding ABC transporter substrate-binding protein has product MKKLLVLFTLLATLLPQLSFANTKIRIGYWTSGVSLGYGAVLENQAFLKKRGIDAEFVHFPDVNAPLKALASGSIDLAFGAPVAGVFSMASEGVPVKIIAATQPADVAFVVPQGSPITSLAQLKGKKIGMSPAGSSVAVIGTTLLQENAGITANDFALIGGNESRLAQFLSQKQIDAAALRTLTVQQLPELKLRVIATYADEWKKLTHSDALPYIGVGTARSELIAQHPEAVAQVIAALRDTLAWGRTHPDQVLKILQTQANLPEDQARAYVGLWDRMNQMSFETADIDTLKREHAVLLSSGAVKGALNNQLFDNRPYLQSKTLN; this is encoded by the coding sequence ATGAAAAAGCTGCTTGTCTTGTTCACGCTGCTGGCCACGCTGTTGCCGCAGCTTAGCTTTGCCAACACAAAAATTCGTATCGGATACTGGACCTCGGGCGTCAGCCTCGGTTACGGCGCAGTGCTTGAAAACCAGGCGTTTCTTAAGAAGCGCGGGATCGATGCAGAGTTCGTGCATTTCCCGGATGTAAACGCACCGTTAAAGGCATTAGCTTCGGGATCGATTGATTTAGCATTCGGCGCACCGGTTGCTGGCGTATTTAGCATGGCTTCAGAAGGTGTGCCGGTCAAAATCATTGCCGCTACCCAGCCCGCCGACGTGGCCTTTGTTGTGCCGCAAGGTTCGCCCATTACCTCGCTAGCTCAGTTGAAAGGTAAAAAAATAGGCATGTCTCCGGCAGGCTCATCGGTGGCGGTAATTGGCACCACTCTGTTACAAGAAAATGCCGGCATCACGGCCAATGACTTTGCCTTGATTGGTGGCAACGAGTCCCGCCTCGCGCAGTTCTTGTCGCAAAAACAAATTGATGCCGCAGCCCTGCGTACGCTGACCGTTCAGCAACTTCCAGAGCTGAAATTGCGCGTCATCGCGACCTATGCCGACGAATGGAAAAAGCTTACCCATAGCGATGCGCTGCCGTATATCGGCGTCGGCACCGCACGCAGCGAGCTGATCGCACAGCACCCTGAAGCCGTTGCCCAGGTTATTGCCGCCTTGCGTGACACGCTGGCGTGGGGCCGCACCCATCCCGACCAGGTCCTGAAAATTCTTCAGACTCAAGCAAATCTGCCGGAAGACCAGGCCCGTGCCTATGTCGGCCTGTGGGATCGCATGAACCAGATGTCATTTGAAACAGCCGACATTGACACGCTGAAGCGTGAGCATGCGGTACTGCTCAGTAGCGGCGCAGTCAAAGGTGCATTGAACAATCAGCTGTTTGATAACCGCCCTTACCTTCAATCCAAAACCCTGAACTAA
- a CDS encoding ABC transporter permease: protein MRKIMPFLCPTISLAVLLLLWDFSVRLFAIPDYLLPGPAAVFSALYQGFADASIWPHIAATLSEIALGYTFGSLLAIALGIVLAESTTFERFVYPLLVALQAMPKVALGPIILVWCGFGIASKVVLVTLVCFFPLFVNTVNGIRRTDNELLDTCRAFSASKVYLLIHVKLPSAASEIFSGLQIGVSLALIGAVVAEFLSAQQGLGYLIASSSVNMSLSTMFSGVLLLAVIGICGAHFVKILQRKVVFWEVLTKR, encoded by the coding sequence ATGCGTAAGATTATGCCATTCCTTTGCCCGACCATCAGTTTGGCGGTGCTGCTACTGCTGTGGGACTTTTCGGTACGGCTTTTTGCTATTCCTGATTATCTTCTGCCCGGCCCAGCTGCGGTGTTCTCAGCCCTTTATCAGGGGTTCGCGGATGCCAGTATCTGGCCGCATATTGCTGCAACATTAAGTGAAATTGCCTTGGGTTATACCTTTGGAAGTCTGTTGGCTATCGCTCTCGGCATCGTTCTGGCTGAATCCACTACCTTTGAACGATTTGTTTATCCGCTGCTGGTCGCCTTGCAGGCGATGCCCAAAGTCGCATTAGGTCCCATTATTCTGGTGTGGTGCGGTTTTGGCATCGCCTCCAAAGTAGTCTTGGTCACTCTCGTGTGTTTTTTCCCGTTGTTCGTTAATACCGTAAATGGCATTCGTCGCACGGATAATGAATTGTTAGATACCTGCCGGGCATTTTCAGCTTCGAAAGTTTACTTATTGATTCATGTGAAACTTCCATCGGCTGCCAGTGAAATATTTTCTGGATTACAGATTGGTGTTTCACTGGCGTTAATTGGAGCCGTTGTTGCCGAGTTTTTGTCAGCTCAACAGGGTTTGGGATATTTAATTGCTTCCAGCTCCGTCAATATGAGCCTGTCAACGATGTTTTCTGGTGTGTTGCTATTGGCGGTAATAGGCATATGTGGTGCTCATTTTGTAAAAATACTGCAGCGTAAGGTTGTTTTTTGGGAGGTATTAACAAAGCGTTAA
- a CDS encoding ABC transporter ATP-binding protein produces MSSEYIIEVDALKKHFPIRDGLFGQETGQLRAVDGVSFRIRPGTIFGLVGESGSGKTTVGRTVLGLHDKTAGTIKYRGQDLSTLTAREMQSLRPKIQLVFQDPYSSLNPRMRIGDAIGEALLAHKLCTRAELYDRVIAVMKICGLAPQHYPRFPHEFSGGQRQRIGIARALILNPDFIIADEPISALDVSIQAQIINLFSDLRDDHGVTFLFISHDLGVVEHLCDDVAVMYLGQLVETASRDALFSQPLHPYTQALLAAVPTLDPQHEPIAVINGEIPDPSRPPSGCRFSSRCPQAEAQCRETVPELREVSPGHRVACHFIQFNKD; encoded by the coding sequence ATGAGTTCTGAATACATAATTGAAGTGGACGCGCTGAAGAAGCACTTCCCGATACGCGATGGCCTGTTTGGTCAGGAAACCGGGCAGCTTCGTGCCGTTGACGGTGTCAGCTTTCGCATCCGCCCGGGTACCATCTTCGGTCTTGTCGGCGAATCCGGCAGCGGCAAAACTACCGTAGGCCGCACAGTGCTGGGGTTACATGATAAAACCGCTGGCACGATTAAGTACCGGGGGCAGGACCTGTCGACGCTGACGGCGCGGGAAATGCAGTCACTGCGGCCCAAAATCCAGCTGGTGTTTCAGGATCCCTACAGCTCCCTCAATCCGCGTATGCGTATCGGCGATGCCATTGGTGAGGCGCTACTGGCGCATAAACTCTGCACCCGAGCGGAGTTGTACGACAGGGTAATCGCGGTGATGAAGATATGCGGGTTGGCTCCACAGCATTACCCGCGTTTCCCGCACGAATTCTCGGGGGGACAACGCCAGCGCATTGGCATTGCACGGGCACTGATTCTCAACCCGGACTTTATTATCGCCGATGAGCCAATTTCAGCGCTGGATGTCTCCATTCAGGCGCAGATCATCAACCTGTTTTCCGATCTGCGCGATGACCATGGCGTCACCTTCCTGTTTATTTCGCACGATCTCGGCGTGGTGGAACATCTTTGCGATGACGTGGCTGTGATGTATCTCGGGCAACTGGTGGAGACAGCCAGCCGCGACGCCCTGTTTAGTCAGCCGCTGCATCCCTACACACAGGCGCTACTGGCCGCCGTACCGACGCTCGACCCACAACATGAACCCATCGCGGTGATTAACGGGGAGATTCCGGATCCGTCACGGCCTCCCTCCGGCTGCCGCTTCTCGTCACGCTGCCCGCAGGCAGAAGCGCAGTGCCGTGAGACGGTGCCGGAATTACGTGAAGTGTCGCCAGGGCACCGGGTGGCGTGTCATTTTATTCAGTTTAACAAAGATTAA